The following proteins come from a genomic window of Girardinichthys multiradiatus isolate DD_20200921_A chromosome 8, DD_fGirMul_XY1, whole genome shotgun sequence:
- the LOC124872810 gene encoding uncharacterized protein LOC124872810: MTLHTWLVYGFTLVWMLCLTQVQGLQCYGCNIIHGQRYVDLGCSNPEVITCTHSHNGFKHRFCIKTESTALGIALTSGCATSRHCQQQELPGVRIHCCDSDLCNSTPLWHPSTLHYVCTLGVLLLRMWW; encoded by the exons ATGACTTTGCATACCTGGTTGGTGTATGGATTTACTTTGGTTTGGATGCTCTGCTTGACACAAG TCCAGGGTCTGCAGTGCTATGGCTGCAACATCATCCACGGCCAGAGGTACGTGGACTTGGGATGCTCTAACCCAGAGGTCATCACCTGCACccactcacacaatggctttaaACATCGTTTCTGCATCAAGACAGAAAGCA CGGCCCTTGGTATCGCCCTGACCAGTGGTTGTGCTACATCCAGACACTGTCAGCAACAAGAGCTGCCGGGGGTGCGAATTCACTGCTGTGACTCCGACTTGTGCAACAGCACCCCGCTGTGGCATCCAAGCACACTCCACTATGTCTGCACGCTGGGTGTCCTGCTGCTGAGGATGTGGTGGTGA